From the Thermoplasmata archaeon genome, one window contains:
- a CDS encoding Pls/PosA family non-ribosomal peptide synthetase has product MQPKPTPYRSGLALSLLAVVFAASLLAPMVAAPTAALPRFGVAVSPNQELDCGTAANVTIRVDDGRPNLEYTVQVTVEKPGGAGMAVATAVIPADSRGSGDVSLAYPSVAFLPASGTVATDTGGVYTVVVRQTVPTDLGTVATGTFTVACLTAAGPSRGNPFVAIPNGSLAVIVVVLVGLLAGAVGVRRSLVLLHASRADVLHGIFERQVDANPNAVAVVFGTDQLTYADLEARANRFARHLRGKGAGHASIVALLLPRSLDAYVAILGTLKAGAAYVPIDPSYPADRVAYILRDSDAKVLVTTEELGRHVPFGGPIVRIDADRDSIAAERPTRVAREARVGPRDLCYIIYTSGSTGRPKGVMVEHRNVCHLVGAEARIYRVRPDDRVYQGASLSFDLSVEEMWLAFNVGAMLVAATPEMVRAGPDLPELLARAGVTIFSTVPSLLSVLPSDVPTVRLLISGGEAFPLELVGRWARPGRKVINTYGPTETTVIATYAELAPGKKVTIGKPAPGYRVHLLDEQLHAVPHSEVGEICIGGPGVARGYVGLPEQTAARFVSDPFAPPDEPDARLYRTGDLGRLDENDDIEFLGRGDAQVKLRGFRVELPEIEAVMMQADGVQAAACAVLEDGPGRQQLVGYVVPNNGGPVDEERLLSHLRSRLPAYMVPALIEPIAKLPILPSGKLDRRALPAPRGREGVREAKGRRTRNATERRVKEVWEGLFHLQDVSLDDDFFLDLGGHSLLAAQMVSELRKDARFARVSVGDVYEHPTIAKLSAALAAEEPGPKRVRPAASPHPAREGHRQGERRRHIGAAIVQGLSLIPIFATRCIAWVTPYIVFFYFFEAGSSLLVSTAWAIVSIALTFPALLGIAVATKWIVLGRVRPGSYPLWGSYYLRWWFTHSIVGALPLRRLTGTPLLAAVYRLLGAKIGKDVFLGTDRLGAYDLISIGDGSSINELVSAEGHSIEDGELVIGPVTVGRDCFVGTWSVLGEGAVMEDGARLEELSMMPRAARVPRGETWGGSPARKMRGPHAPVAPPPRPSRARRAGLSTLYAVLNPLFRVVLFFAVLPSMLLLAPDRLLIDPIPYLLATPVAAGLFLALALTLMVFVKWALLGRVRPGKYSVYSGFAVRHWFVDQLLKQSLEFVGQIYATLYVGTWYRALGAKIGKNVELSTAAAMTPDLLELEDGSTIADESSLGAPRVEGGWVTLGHTRLGRRCFIGNSGVVPSGANLGDDSLVGVLSIAPSEGPEAERPGAAWLGSPPISLPRRQPSTPFTDHRTYSPPRRLRFARGLFEILRLTGPSAGFFLVASFVTAFALEGFVRLGLLLTLALLPALYLVTCLVAIFAVALAKWIAIGRYKPFVRPLWSNLVWRLEFVNAMYEFFAVPIGLEAFAGTPFLPAYLRLLGARIGRRVFLDTTGFLEWDLVEIGDGAALEEDCIVQTHLFEDRVLKASRLRIGNGCTVGAASVVLYDSFMEDGSRLDALSLVMKGETLPAATAWAGIPAAWQGPAQAPIEAEEVEEALLAADPEGGAVAAAADGGERSARAAGGRIK; this is encoded by the coding sequence ATGCAGCCCAAGCCCACGCCCTATCGAAGCGGACTCGCGCTCTCCCTACTCGCGGTCGTCTTCGCCGCGTCTTTGCTCGCCCCGATGGTCGCGGCGCCGACGGCCGCCCTTCCGCGCTTCGGCGTCGCGGTCAGCCCGAACCAGGAGCTCGATTGCGGCACCGCAGCGAACGTCACGATCCGTGTCGACGACGGCCGTCCGAACCTCGAGTACACGGTCCAGGTTACGGTCGAGAAACCCGGCGGGGCCGGGATGGCGGTCGCCACCGCCGTGATTCCGGCCGACAGTCGGGGCAGCGGAGACGTGTCCCTCGCGTACCCGAGTGTCGCGTTCCTCCCGGCGAGCGGGACCGTCGCGACGGACACGGGAGGCGTGTACACGGTCGTCGTGCGGCAGACCGTGCCGACGGACCTCGGCACGGTGGCCACGGGGACGTTCACGGTCGCCTGCCTCACGGCGGCCGGCCCGTCCCGTGGAAACCCGTTCGTCGCGATCCCCAACGGCTCTCTCGCCGTAATCGTCGTCGTCCTCGTCGGGCTCCTCGCCGGTGCCGTCGGGGTGCGGCGATCCCTCGTCCTGCTCCACGCATCGCGCGCCGACGTCCTGCACGGCATCTTCGAGCGGCAGGTCGATGCGAACCCGAACGCGGTGGCGGTCGTCTTCGGCACGGATCAGCTGACGTACGCGGACCTGGAGGCCCGCGCGAATCGGTTCGCTCGGCACCTCCGCGGGAAAGGCGCCGGGCACGCGTCCATCGTCGCGCTCCTGCTCCCGCGGTCCCTGGACGCGTACGTCGCGATCCTCGGGACCCTGAAGGCGGGCGCGGCGTACGTCCCGATCGATCCCTCGTACCCGGCGGACCGCGTCGCGTACATCCTCCGCGATTCGGACGCGAAGGTGCTCGTGACGACGGAGGAACTCGGGCGCCACGTGCCGTTCGGCGGTCCGATCGTCCGCATCGACGCGGACCGCGATTCGATCGCGGCGGAGCGCCCGACCCGCGTCGCGCGCGAGGCCCGGGTGGGCCCACGGGACCTGTGCTACATCATCTACACGTCGGGGTCGACGGGCCGGCCGAAAGGCGTGATGGTCGAACATCGGAACGTCTGCCATCTCGTCGGCGCGGAAGCGCGCATCTACCGGGTCCGGCCGGACGACCGCGTGTACCAGGGCGCCTCCCTCTCCTTCGACCTGTCCGTCGAGGAGATGTGGCTCGCGTTCAACGTCGGCGCGATGCTCGTCGCCGCGACGCCCGAGATGGTCCGCGCCGGGCCGGACCTCCCGGAACTCCTCGCCCGCGCCGGCGTGACGATCTTCTCGACGGTCCCGTCGCTCCTCTCCGTCCTCCCGTCCGACGTGCCGACGGTGCGCCTCCTGATTTCGGGCGGCGAGGCGTTCCCGCTGGAACTCGTCGGCCGCTGGGCGCGGCCCGGCCGGAAGGTCATCAACACGTACGGCCCGACGGAGACCACGGTCATCGCGACGTACGCGGAACTGGCTCCCGGCAAAAAGGTCACGATCGGGAAGCCCGCACCGGGATACCGCGTCCACCTCCTTGACGAGCAGCTGCATGCGGTCCCGCACAGCGAGGTCGGGGAGATTTGCATCGGAGGTCCCGGCGTCGCCCGTGGGTACGTTGGACTGCCGGAGCAGACCGCAGCGCGTTTCGTTTCCGATCCGTTCGCGCCGCCGGACGAGCCGGACGCCCGGCTCTACCGGACCGGGGACCTCGGTCGACTCGATGAGAACGACGACATCGAGTTCCTCGGCCGCGGCGACGCGCAGGTCAAGCTCCGCGGTTTCCGCGTCGAGCTGCCCGAGATCGAAGCGGTGATGATGCAGGCGGACGGCGTCCAGGCGGCGGCGTGCGCGGTCCTCGAGGACGGTCCGGGTCGGCAGCAACTCGTCGGGTACGTGGTCCCGAACAACGGAGGTCCGGTGGACGAGGAGCGGCTCCTCTCCCACCTGCGGAGCCGGCTGCCCGCTTACATGGTCCCCGCGTTGATCGAACCGATCGCTAAGCTTCCCATCCTCCCGAGCGGGAAGTTGGACCGTCGCGCCCTGCCGGCGCCGCGCGGGCGAGAAGGCGTCCGCGAGGCGAAAGGACGGCGTACTCGGAACGCGACGGAGCGGCGGGTCAAGGAGGTCTGGGAGGGCCTCTTCCATCTCCAGGACGTGTCGTTGGACGACGACTTCTTCCTCGACCTCGGCGGCCACTCGCTCTTGGCCGCGCAGATGGTCTCCGAGCTTCGGAAGGACGCGCGGTTCGCGCGCGTCTCTGTCGGCGACGTGTACGAGCACCCGACGATCGCGAAGCTCTCGGCCGCCCTGGCAGCCGAGGAGCCAGGCCCGAAACGGGTGCGCCCGGCCGCGTCGCCGCACCCCGCGCGGGAGGGGCACCGCCAGGGGGAGCGCCGACGGCACATCGGCGCCGCGATCGTCCAAGGGCTCAGCCTCATCCCCATTTTCGCGACCCGGTGCATCGCATGGGTTACGCCGTACATCGTCTTCTTCTACTTCTTCGAGGCCGGCAGCTCGCTGCTCGTCTCCACCGCGTGGGCGATCGTCAGCATCGCCTTGACGTTCCCTGCGCTGCTCGGGATCGCGGTCGCAACGAAGTGGATCGTGCTCGGCCGCGTGCGCCCGGGCAGCTACCCGCTCTGGGGCTCGTACTACTTGCGTTGGTGGTTCACCCACTCGATCGTCGGCGCGTTGCCGCTCCGGCGACTCACCGGCACGCCGCTCCTGGCGGCCGTCTACCGGTTGCTCGGGGCGAAGATCGGGAAAGACGTCTTCCTCGGGACGGACCGACTCGGCGCGTACGATCTCATCTCGATCGGCGACGGTTCGAGCATCAATGAACTCGTGAGCGCCGAAGGCCACTCCATCGAGGACGGGGAGCTCGTGATCGGGCCCGTCACCGTGGGCCGCGACTGTTTCGTCGGCACGTGGTCCGTCCTCGGCGAGGGCGCCGTGATGGAGGACGGCGCGCGGCTCGAGGAACTGTCGATGATGCCCCGCGCGGCGCGGGTCCCGCGCGGCGAGACGTGGGGCGGCTCCCCCGCGAGGAAGATGCGGGGACCGCACGCGCCGGTCGCCCCGCCGCCCCGCCCGAGCCGGGCCCGCCGGGCCGGCCTGTCCACGCTGTACGCCGTGCTCAACCCTCTCTTCCGGGTCGTGCTCTTCTTCGCAGTGCTGCCCTCGATGCTCCTGCTGGCGCCCGACCGGCTCCTGATCGACCCGATCCCGTACCTCCTCGCGACGCCGGTCGCTGCCGGATTGTTCCTCGCGCTTGCTCTGACGCTCATGGTCTTCGTGAAGTGGGCGCTCCTGGGCCGGGTCCGGCCCGGGAAGTACTCCGTGTACAGCGGATTCGCCGTGCGGCATTGGTTCGTCGACCAATTGCTCAAACAGAGCCTCGAGTTCGTCGGCCAGATCTACGCGACCCTGTACGTCGGGACGTGGTACCGCGCGCTCGGGGCGAAGATCGGCAAGAACGTCGAGCTGTCGACGGCGGCCGCGATGACGCCCGACCTCCTCGAACTCGAGGACGGCAGCACGATCGCCGACGAGAGTTCGCTCGGCGCGCCTCGCGTCGAAGGCGGGTGGGTCACGCTCGGACACACGCGGCTCGGCCGTCGCTGTTTCATTGGCAACAGTGGCGTCGTCCCGTCGGGGGCGAACCTCGGGGACGACTCCCTCGTCGGGGTCCTGTCGATCGCTCCCTCCGAAGGGCCTGAGGCCGAGCGGCCCGGCGCCGCGTGGCTCGGCTCGCCTCCGATTTCCCTGCCGCGGCGGCAGCCGAGCACCCCGTTCACGGACCACCGGACGTACAGTCCGCCGCGGCGGCTCCGGTTCGCCCGCGGCCTCTTTGAGATCCTTCGACTCACCGGGCCGTCCGCGGGGTTCTTCCTCGTCGCATCGTTCGTCACCGCATTCGCACTCGAGGGCTTCGTCCGCCTCGGACTTCTCCTGACGCTCGCCCTCCTGCCCGCGCTCTACCTGGTCACGTGCCTTGTCGCGATCTTCGCGGTCGCCCTCGCGAAGTGGATCGCGATCGGGCGGTACAAACCGTTCGTCCGGCCGCTGTGGAGCAACCTCGTCTGGAGGCTCGAGTTTGTGAACGCGATGTACGAGTTCTTCGCGGTGCCAATCGGCCTCGAGGCCTTCGCGGGGACCCCGTTCCTGCCGGCGTACCTCCGTCTGCTCGGTGCGCGCATCGGACGGCGCGTGTTCCTCGACACGACGGGATTCCTCGAATGGGATCTCGTGGAGATCGGCGACGGAGCGGCGCTCGAGGAGGATTGCATCGTGCAAACGCACCTGTTCGAAGACCGCGTCCTGAAAGCGTCCCGCCTCCGGATCGGGAACGGCTGCACCGTCGGGGCGGCGTCCGTCGTCTTGTACGACTCGTTCATGGAGGACGGCTCGCGACTCGACGCGCTCTCCCTCGTGATGAAGGGCGAGACGCTTCCCGCCGCCACGGCGTGGGCCGGGATCCCGGCGGCGTGGCAGGGACCTGCGCAGGCCCCGATCGAAGCGGAGGAGGTCGAGGAAGCGCTCCTGGCGGCGGACCCAGAGGGCGGCGCGGTCGCCGCCGCGGCCGACGGAGGCGAACGGTCCGCGCGGGCCGCCGGAGGACGCATTAAGTAG
- a CDS encoding winged helix-turn-helix domain-containing protein — protein sequence MGISAARTDGVQIVVLLSRSLTSSPRHRMWTYLFLGTKGGRTRFEIVRALWDGPRNTNQVAGDLAMHYKTVQHHLRLLEARGVVVTSPRGAYGALFFLAPDLRRDGSFLREVGDRLGAPLSLR from the coding sequence ATGGGAATCTCTGCAGCGCGGACGGACGGAGTCCAGATTGTCGTCCTGCTGAGCCGGTCCCTGACTTCTTCTCCGAGACATCGCATGTGGACGTACCTGTTCCTCGGGACGAAAGGCGGCCGGACGCGGTTCGAGATCGTCCGGGCGCTGTGGGACGGTCCGCGGAACACGAACCAGGTCGCCGGCGATCTCGCGATGCATTACAAGACCGTCCAGCACCACCTGCGGCTCCTTGAGGCGCGCGGGGTCGTCGTGACGTCCCCTCGAGGGGCGTACGGCGCCCTGTTCTTCCTCGCGCCCGATCTGCGACGCGATGGCTCCTTCCTGCGGGAAGTGGGCGACCGGCTCGGCGCGCCGCTCTCCCTCCGGTGA
- a CDS encoding zinc ribbon domain-containing protein: MAGGTGPVPPGATLFGLSGPRLRRLGVALLAVGLALFFLAILPVLLAINQFASDPWGTAPGVVLGSFFLSFVLSGIGMVLMGIGGYALRFGLVRPVTTYVATEASPGIETAVTAIGQGLRQAGFGPSPTGSNAIRVKCRNCGYLETEDADFCSKCGQRL, from the coding sequence ATGGCGGGGGGAACGGGTCCAGTGCCCCCGGGCGCCACGTTGTTCGGGCTGTCGGGCCCGCGGTTGCGACGGCTCGGCGTCGCGCTCTTGGCGGTCGGATTGGCTCTCTTCTTCCTGGCGATCTTGCCTGTACTGCTCGCCATCAACCAATTCGCCTCGGATCCGTGGGGGACCGCTCCTGGCGTCGTCTTGGGTTCGTTCTTCTTATCGTTCGTCCTTTCTGGAATTGGCATGGTCCTGATGGGCATTGGCGGATATGCCCTCCGGTTCGGACTCGTCCGGCCGGTGACGACGTACGTCGCCACCGAGGCGAGTCCCGGCATCGAAACCGCCGTGACCGCGATCGGACAGGGGTTGCGGCAGGCCGGTTTTGGTCCAAGCCCAACGGGCAGCAACGCAATCCGTGTGAAGTGCCGCAACTGCGGATACCTGGAGACGGAAGACGCGGATTTCTGCAGCAAGTGCGGTCAGCGGCTCTGA
- a CDS encoding twin-arginine translocation signal domain-containing protein, with amino-acid sequence MEDDEKGMSRRSFVKKSAVGAAGVAAVAAMPTLLTMTENAQAGLPSGDPTAPLMAYVRDASSGTVVVMWGTKEFVAKDTALVSRLATYTRG; translated from the coding sequence ATGGAAGACGACGAGAAGGGAATGTCTCGACGCAGTTTCGTGAAGAAGAGCGCCGTGGGGGCGGCAGGCGTTGCGGCGGTGGCGGCCATGCCGACGCTCCTGACGATGACGGAGAACGCGCAAGCGGGCCTTCCCTCGGGGGACCCGACCGCGCCGCTCATGGCCTATGTGAGGGACGCGTCCTCGGGGACCGTCGTCGTGATGTGGGGCACGAAGGAGTTCGTCGCGAAGGACACGGCGCTCGTCTCGCGCCTCGCGACGTACACGAGGGGGTGA